Proteins encoded by one window of Rutidosis leptorrhynchoides isolate AG116_Rl617_1_P2 chromosome 7, CSIRO_AGI_Rlap_v1, whole genome shotgun sequence:
- the LOC139859135 gene encoding uncharacterized protein — translation MSVRLVIQEETYMVICTYAPHAVLGEEEKSRFWQTLDEVVRSCPADHRLLIGGDLNGHIGMISDGYTGVHGGFGYGVRNEEGCSILEFAIAHELVVANSFFRKTEAQLATFHSGGHSTQIDYLLLRKGGLKACRDYRVLTTWRCSTQHILLVMDLVLQRRVTRRVRLVQPRVLRKNLNEVKAETFKASVLERVEA, via the coding sequence ATGTCAGTTAGGTTAGTTATACAGGAGGAGACTTACATGGTAATTTGCACTTACGCACCTCATGCTGTtttaggagaagaagaaaaaagtcGCTTTTGGCAAACGTTAGATGAAGTTGTGAGGAGTTGCCCCGCTGACCATCGATTACTTATTGGGGGAGACCTTAATGGACATATAGGAATGATTTCGGATGGATATACAGGTGTCCATGGGGGCTTTGGGTACGGAGTTCGAAATGAAGAAGGATGCTCTATTCTCGAATTCGCTATTGCCCACGAGTTGGTTGTTGCAAACTCTTTCTTCAGGAAGACGGAAGCTCAGCTAGCAACTTTCCACAGTGGGGGTCATAGTACCCAGATTGACTATTTACTGCTTCGCAAAGGGGGCCTTAAGGCTTGCAGAGACTATAGGGTCCTGACTACCTGGAGATGTTCCACCCAACACATATTATTGGTCATGGACTTGGTTCTGCAGAGGCGGGTTACTAGGAGAGTGAGACTCGTCCAACCTAGGGTCCTTCGAAAGAATCTGAATGAAGTGAAAGCCGAAACTTTTAAAGCGTCAGTTTTGGAAAGAGTAGAGGCATGA
- the LOC139859136 gene encoding uncharacterized protein encodes MNTVTHGDADEMWNSMASTIRDVSKETIGVTVGLSRGHKSSRESWWISDEVQTKFALKQPRFRELITCQDGTCDNRTRAEERYKEAKREAKKVVARAKDKAYENLYRKLDSKEGTNDIYRIAKASECKRRDIDNIKFIKDEAGQTIVKEEEIRKRWEG; translated from the coding sequence ATGAATACTGTTACTCATGGGGACGCGGATGAGATGTGGAATAGTATGGCATCAACTATTAGAGATGTTTCCAAGGAAACCATAGGTGTGACAGTAGGGTTATCGAGAGGACATAAGTCTAGTAGAGAATCATGGTGGATTAGTGATGAGGTTCAAACCAAATTCGCGCTTAAGCAAccgaggtttagggagctcattactTGCCAGGACGGAACATGTGATAACAGAACTAGGGCAGAAGAGAGGTACAAAGAAGccaaaagagaagctaagaaggtCGTTGCCCGTGCAAAAGATAAAGCATATGAAAATTTGTATAGGAAATTAGACTCTAAAGAAGGAACAAATGATATTTACAGGATTGCAAAAGCTAGCGAGTGTAAGAGGAGGGATatagataacatcaagtttatcaaggATGAAGCCGGTCAAACCATAGTGAAGGAAGAAGAAATTCGGAAAAGATGGGAAGGGTAA